The segment AGGCAAATTGCCCTATTCCAGTTGCCACAGCAGCACCAAATATTCCCCATTCAAATTTCATTATAAAGAGCCAATCTAAAAATATATTTGTAATTGCACCAATTACCATTGATAAAAAAGCATAAGTAGGGGATTTATCATTTCTTACTACTGCATTAAGTGAATTGGAAATCATTAGAAATCCCAGTGCAAAGGTACAAGGGTACATATATTTTTTTACTATAGGCATAAGGTTATCATTAGCCCCCATAAGATATATTATCTTCTCATTAAAAACAAGTACTGCTAAAAGTATCAAAAGATAAGCAGTGACATTTAATATGATAATATATGAAAAGCATCTGTTACAATGCTCTTTATCTTTAGGATTTAAAGATATAAGAGTTGCTCCCCCTATTCCAAACATAAGGCTAAGAGCAGCACCAAAATTTATAATTGGATAGCCGAGATTTAAAGCTGCCAATCCCTCTGCTCCCACACCTCGACCAACAAACACACCATCTACAATAGCATATAGAGCAGTAACTATCATTCCAGTAACAGCAGGAATAGAAAAATTTAAAAATAATTTAGTAATAGAATCCTTTCCCAAACTAATACTTTTAGCCATTATATTCTCCTTTTTATTAAAATTTTTCAATTAAAAAAATGTCAAAAAGAGAAACCTCTTTCTAACATTTTTTATTTTAGGGATACCGAAGTATCCCTTTATTATTATATTACAATTTAACTATCTAAAATCTTTTATTTTGCTTCAAATATAAGTTCTTGATTATCTTTAGTTGTAATTATAATTTTATTATCTTCCATTTGAATTTTATCAGCTTCACTTAAAAGTTGTAGATATTCCATTTCAGCTGCCATTTTATCTTGTGGTCCAGCCATCATAGTAGATGCTACATTACTTACATCAAGATCTTCACCATTGATTACAGCTCCACCAAAATATCTATTTACACCTGAGAATCCAAATACTTTACCATCTTCAAAGGCAATTGTAATATCAGCATTTTGGTATTTATTAGTTAAATGATATTCTTGAGGTGCTTTTTCAGCTACTGCTTCCTTTTTTTCTTCTACTGAACTACAACCTACTAATAAAGTTCCTGCTGCTATAAGTGTCATTAATTTTTTGTACATTAACAATCCCTCCTAATTATTTAAAATAGTCTTGTCTACACTCTAACATTTTTTTTTAATTAAAGCAACCCTTATTTTACTATTTTAAATACTTTTTCTTTACCACTAAATCGTCTTTTCCCTCTCCTAATCTAAACTCATCATATAATTCGTCATCATCATCTACATATACAGTAGCATCAATAACATCACCTTTTCTAATCTTTAATTTAGAAAAATCTCTGATATCTCTAACTACATACTCCTCTTCCCATTTAGAACAGTAAACAACTAAATCACCTTTTAATTTTTTAGCAGTTTTAATAAATGATTTTATTACCTCATCAAGAGTTATTTTACTAACTTCATAAGCCATAATTTTCACCTCTTACTTTATTTTTTTAAATGATGGTTGCATCTTATCAAAGGAAGATATATATTTTACACCTATGCTTTCTAAAAAGTCATATACTCTATCAAAATCCATAGTCATATAATCTTTTATATGAGAATCTGATCCAATAGTTAAGATCTCTCCCCCTAATTCATAATATCTTTTTAAAATATCTGTACAAGGATAGAATCTATCCTCTCTATATCTATAACCTGAAGTATTAACTTCTATTCCTTTTCCCTTTTCTATTAATTTTTTTAAGATAACATCAATTATATCAAAATGTTTTTTATAATCTAAACCTCTAAATTTTTCTCCACCATATCTTGTAACAAAATCTATATGTCCATACACATTAAATTCATTGTATTTTTCAATATTTTGTAAAACATATTCAAAATATAGATTGTGTACCTCGTCCTTTGTTCTTCCAGCTTGAATCTCTCCAAATGCTAAATCCACTCTATCAATAGCATGGCTTGAGGCTATTACAAAATCAAAAGGGTATTTTTTTATAACACTTTCAAGATAATCTTTAGTGTGTGGTTGTACTCCTACTTCTACACCAAATTTAACATCTATATCTTTTTTATATTTTTCTCTTAACTCAAAAACTCTCTTTGCATATCTATCTACATCTAAAATCCAGTTGTCAGTCATTCCCTCTATATCATACTCAAGATGATCTGTTAAAGCTATCTCTTCAAGACCTAATCTAATTCCCTCTTTAACTATCTCTTCTATATTTTGTGTCGAATCTCCTGAAAACTCACTATGCAGATGATAGTCACTTATTATTTTATTCAAAATCTTCTCCTCCTTAAAATATAAAATTTATTCTCATCTATATTGTATCATATTTTTTTAATTAATTACACTTTTCTTACATATATTTTTTTAGTTCCATATTCTATACAATTTAATATGATATGTAATTTTTTCAAAATATCTTATTAATTTTTTTCTCTTTTAGAATTATTTAATCAAAAATAATATAAAAATTTTCTATGATTTATTGAAATAATTTTCAATAATGTACATCATATAAATTATTAATCTTTCTCTATTGACAAAGTGAAGAGTGTAGATTAATATTATATTGTAAACG is part of the Fusobacterium varium genome and harbors:
- a CDS encoding histidinol-phosphatase HisJ family protein, which codes for MNKIISDYHLHSEFSGDSTQNIEEIVKEGIRLGLEEIALTDHLEYDIEGMTDNWILDVDRYAKRVFELREKYKKDIDVKFGVEVGVQPHTKDYLESVIKKYPFDFVIASSHAIDRVDLAFGEIQAGRTKDEVHNLYFEYVLQNIEKYNEFNVYGHIDFVTRYGGEKFRGLDYKKHFDIIDVILKKLIEKGKGIEVNTSGYRYREDRFYPCTDILKRYYELGGEILTIGSDSHIKDYMTMDFDRVYDFLESIGVKYISSFDKMQPSFKKIK
- a CDS encoding META domain-containing protein; its protein translation is MYKKLMTLIAAGTLLVGCSSVEEKKEAVAEKAPQEYHLTNKYQNADITIAFEDGKVFGFSGVNRYFGGAVINGEDLDVSNVASTMMAGPQDKMAAEMEYLQLLSEADKIQMEDNKIIITTKDNQELIFEAK